One window of Pseudomonas urmiensis genomic DNA carries:
- a CDS encoding sigma-54-dependent transcriptional regulator, protein MGIKVLLVEDDRVLRQALADTLELGGFAYHAAGSAEEALEAVAGEAFSLVVSDVNMPGMDGHQLLAQLRCHHPQLPVLLMTAHAAVERAVEAMRQGAADYLVKPFEPKALLSLVERHAGGRVGGVDEEGPVACEPASRQLLELAARVARSDSTVLISGESGTGKEVLARYIHQQSSRATQAFVAINCAAIPDNMLEATLFGHEKGAFTGAIAAQPGKFEQADGGTLLLDEISEMPLGLQAKLLRVLQEREVERVGGRKPIALDIRVLATTNRDLVGEVAAGRFREDLYYRLSVFPLAWSPLRQRSADILPLAERLLARHVAKMKHAPVRLSADARACLQGHLWPGNVRELDNALQRALILQQGGVIEAADFCLSGAIALSAPVAVSGEPASPEAAGQASGLGDDMRRHEYQMIIDTLRAERGRRKEAADRLGISPRTLRYKLAQMRDAGLDVEASLFG, encoded by the coding sequence GCAGGTTCTGCTGAAGAGGCGCTCGAAGCCGTGGCAGGCGAAGCGTTCAGCCTGGTGGTCAGTGACGTCAACATGCCGGGCATGGATGGCCACCAGTTGCTGGCCCAGTTGCGCTGTCATCATCCGCAGTTGCCGGTGCTGTTGATGACCGCTCACGCTGCTGTCGAGCGTGCGGTCGAAGCCATGCGCCAGGGCGCTGCCGATTATCTGGTCAAGCCTTTCGAGCCCAAGGCGCTGCTCAGCCTGGTCGAGCGCCATGCCGGTGGGCGGGTAGGCGGCGTCGACGAAGAAGGGCCGGTAGCCTGCGAGCCTGCCAGTCGCCAGCTGCTGGAGCTGGCCGCGCGGGTTGCGCGCAGCGATTCGACCGTACTGATTTCTGGTGAGTCGGGCACGGGCAAGGAAGTCTTGGCGCGCTACATTCATCAGCAATCGTCGCGCGCGACCCAGGCGTTTGTCGCGATCAACTGCGCGGCGATCCCCGACAACATGCTCGAAGCCACTTTGTTCGGTCATGAGAAGGGCGCATTTACCGGCGCCATCGCCGCCCAGCCGGGCAAGTTCGAACAGGCCGACGGTGGCACTCTGTTGCTCGACGAGATCTCGGAAATGCCGCTGGGCTTGCAGGCCAAGCTGCTGCGCGTGCTGCAGGAGAGAGAAGTGGAGCGGGTGGGTGGGCGCAAGCCGATCGCCCTGGATATTCGCGTGCTGGCCACGACCAACCGCGATCTGGTGGGCGAAGTGGCGGCAGGGCGCTTCCGTGAAGACCTCTACTACCGTTTGTCGGTGTTCCCCTTGGCCTGGAGTCCGCTGCGCCAGCGCAGTGCCGATATCTTACCGTTGGCCGAGCGTCTGCTGGCGCGTCACGTGGCGAAGATGAAGCACGCCCCGGTGCGCCTGTCTGCTGATGCCCGTGCCTGCCTGCAGGGGCACCTGTGGCCGGGCAATGTGCGCGAGCTGGACAACGCGCTGCAGCGAGCGTTGATCCTGCAGCAGGGTGGCGTGATCGAGGCGGCGGATTTCTGTCTGAGTGGCGCCATTGCCTTGTCGGCACCCGTCGCGGTCAGTGGCGAGCCGGCATCCCCTGAAGCCGCAGGCCAAGCCAGTGGCCTGGGCGACGACATGCGCCGTCATGAATACCAGATGATCATCGACACCTTGCGCGCCGAACGTGGTCGACGCAAAGAGGCTGCCGATCGCCTGGGCATCAGCCCGCGCACGTTGCGCTACAAGCTGGCGCAGATGCGTGATGCCGGGCTGGATGTAGAAGCCAGCCTGTTCGGCTGA
- the fliE gene encoding flagellar hook-basal body complex protein FliE — protein MSQGVEFNRLMLDMRAMQADAMSLPKVAAAPELAPGQSSFADLLGSAIGAVHNTQQASSQIANAFEIGKSGVDLTDVMIASQKATVSFQALTQVRNKVVQSYQDIMQMPV, from the coding sequence ATGAGCCAAGGTGTTGAATTCAATCGTCTGATGTTGGACATGCGTGCCATGCAGGCCGATGCCATGTCGCTGCCCAAGGTCGCTGCCGCGCCTGAGCTGGCGCCGGGGCAGAGCAGCTTCGCCGATCTGCTCGGCAGTGCCATTGGTGCCGTGCACAATACCCAGCAGGCCTCGTCGCAGATCGCCAATGCCTTCGAAATCGGCAAGAGCGGCGTCGACCTGACCGACGTGATGATCGCTTCGCAAAAAGCCACCGTGTCCTTCCAGGCGCTGACCCAGGTACGCAACAAAGTTGTTCAGTCGTACCAGGACATCATGCAGATGCCGGTTTGA
- the fliF gene encoding flagellar basal-body MS-ring/collar protein FliF yields the protein MAEAVVDNAPAKSGPPAAKPPLFGMAFLENISQMPMLRQVGLLVGLSASVAIGFAVVLWSQQPDYRPLYGSLAGMDTKQVMEVLGAADIPYNVEPNSGALLVKADDLSRARLKLAAAGVAPSDGNVGFELLDKEQGLGTSQFMEATRYRRSLEGELARTVSSLNNVKAARVHLAIPKSSVFVRDERKPSASVLVELYPGRALESGQVMAIVNLVATSVPELDKSQVTVVDQKGNLLSDQLQDTALTMAGKQFDYSRRMEGMLTQRVHNILQPVLGNDRYKAEVSADVDFSATESTSEQFNPDQPALRSEQSVDEQRTSSQGPQGVPGALSNQPPAGAAAPENATAAAPPAGAVQPGQPLLDANGAQIMDPVTGQPMLAPYPADKRKQSTKNFELDRSISHTRQQQGRLSRLSVAVVVDDQAKLDAATGEMTRAPWGAEDLARFTRLVQDAVGFDASRGDSVTVINVPFAADRGTEIADIPFYSQPWFWDIVKQVLGVVFILVLVFGVLRPVLNNITGGGKQAASDSDMELGGMIGLDGELANDRVSLGGPQSILLPSPSEGYEAQLNAIKGLVAEDPGRVAQVVKEWINADE from the coding sequence ATGGCCGAAGCAGTCGTCGATAACGCCCCCGCCAAAAGTGGCCCGCCAGCGGCAAAGCCGCCGCTGTTTGGCATGGCGTTCCTGGAAAACATCTCGCAGATGCCCATGCTGCGTCAGGTTGGCCTGCTGGTCGGTCTGTCGGCCAGCGTGGCAATCGGCTTTGCCGTGGTGCTCTGGTCGCAACAGCCGGACTACCGGCCGCTGTACGGCAGCCTGGCGGGCATGGATACCAAGCAAGTCATGGAAGTGCTCGGCGCGGCTGACATTCCTTACAACGTGGAACCCAACTCCGGCGCATTGCTGGTCAAGGCCGACGACCTCTCCCGTGCGCGCCTGAAACTGGCTGCCGCTGGCGTGGCGCCGAGCGACGGCAATGTTGGCTTCGAGCTGCTCGACAAAGAGCAGGGCCTGGGCACCAGCCAGTTCATGGAGGCGACCCGCTACCGTCGCAGCCTCGAAGGCGAACTGGCCCGCACCGTCTCCAGCCTGAACAACGTCAAGGCCGCCCGCGTGCACCTGGCGATTCCGAAGAGCTCGGTGTTCGTGCGTGACGAGCGCAAGCCGAGCGCCTCGGTGCTGGTCGAGTTGTATCCGGGCCGTGCCCTGGAATCGGGCCAAGTGATGGCGATCGTCAACCTGGTCGCTACCAGTGTGCCGGAGCTGGACAAGTCGCAGGTCACCGTGGTCGACCAGAAGGGCAACCTGCTCTCCGATCAGTTGCAAGACACTGCCCTGACCATGGCTGGCAAACAGTTCGACTACAGCCGCCGCATGGAAGGCATGCTCACCCAGCGCGTGCACAACATCCTGCAGCCGGTGCTGGGCAACGACCGCTACAAGGCCGAAGTTTCGGCAGACGTCGACTTCAGTGCCACCGAGTCCACCTCCGAGCAGTTCAACCCTGATCAGCCGGCGCTGCGCAGCGAGCAGTCGGTCGATGAGCAGCGCACCAGCAGCCAAGGCCCGCAAGGCGTGCCTGGCGCCTTGAGCAACCAGCCGCCAGCCGGTGCCGCCGCGCCGGAAAACGCGACTGCCGCCGCGCCGCCTGCCGGGGCAGTCCAACCTGGCCAGCCGCTGCTCGATGCCAACGGCGCGCAGATCATGGATCCGGTCACCGGCCAGCCGATGCTCGCACCGTACCCGGCCGACAAGCGCAAGCAGTCGACCAAGAACTTCGAGTTGGATCGCTCGATCAGCCACACCCGTCAGCAGCAAGGGCGTCTGAGCCGCCTGTCGGTGGCCGTGGTAGTCGATGACCAGGCCAAGCTCGATGCCGCCACGGGCGAAATGACTCGTGCGCCGTGGGGTGCCGAAGATCTGGCGCGCTTCACCCGCCTGGTACAGGACGCCGTTGGCTTCGACGCCAGCCGTGGCGACAGCGTGACGGTGATCAACGTGCCGTTCGCCGCCGACCGTGGCACGGAAATCGCTGACATTCCGTTCTACTCGCAGCCGTGGTTCTGGGACATCGTCAAGCAAGTGCTCGGCGTGGTGTTCATACTGGTGCTGGTGTTCGGTGTGCTGCGTCCTGTGCTCAACAACATCACCGGTGGCGGCAAGCAGGCTGCCAGCGACAGCGACATGGAACTGGGCGGGATGATCGGTCTGGATGGCGAACTGGCCAACGACCGCGTCAGCCTCGGTGGCCCGCAAAGCATTCTGTTGCCGAGCCCAAGCGAGGGTTACGAGGCACAGCTGAACGCAATCAAAGGCCTGGTGGCCGAAGACCCGGGTCGCGTGGCCCAGGTCGTGAAAGAGTGGATCAACGCCGATGAGTGA
- the fliG gene encoding flagellar motor switch protein FliG: MSDNRAVTAKLSRTDKAAILLLSLGETDAAQVLRHMGPKEVQRVGVAMAQMGNVHREQVQQVMSEFVEIVGDQTSLGVGSDGYIRKMLNQALGEDKANGLIDRILLGGNTSGLDSLKWMEPRAVADVIRYEHPQIQAIVVAYLDPDQAGEVLGNFDHKVRLDIILRVSSLNTVQPAALKELNQILEKQFSGNSNAARTTLGGIKRAADIMNFLDSSVEGQLMDSIREIDNDLSEQIEDLMFVFNNLADVDDRGIQALLREVSSDVLVVSLKGADERVKDKIFKNMSKRASELLRDDLEAKGPVRVSDVETAQKEILTIARRMADAGEIVLGGKGAEEMI; the protein is encoded by the coding sequence ATGAGTGATAACCGAGCCGTTACCGCCAAGCTGAGCCGCACCGACAAAGCGGCGATCCTCCTGCTCTCGCTGGGCGAGACCGATGCCGCCCAGGTGCTGCGGCACATGGGCCCCAAGGAAGTGCAGCGAGTCGGTGTGGCCATGGCGCAGATGGGCAACGTCCATCGCGAGCAGGTTCAGCAGGTGATGAGCGAGTTCGTCGAGATCGTCGGCGACCAGACCAGCCTGGGCGTGGGCTCCGACGGCTACATCCGCAAGATGCTCAACCAGGCGCTGGGTGAGGACAAGGCCAACGGCCTGATCGACCGCATCCTGCTGGGTGGTAACACCAGCGGCCTGGACAGCCTGAAGTGGATGGAGCCGCGCGCCGTGGCCGACGTCATCCGCTACGAGCACCCGCAGATCCAGGCGATTGTGGTGGCCTACCTTGACCCTGACCAGGCCGGTGAGGTGCTGGGCAACTTCGACCACAAGGTGCGTCTGGACATCATCTTGCGCGTGTCCTCGCTCAACACCGTGCAGCCGGCGGCGCTCAAGGAGCTGAACCAGATTCTCGAGAAGCAGTTCTCCGGCAACTCCAACGCCGCGCGCACCACCTTGGGTGGTATCAAGCGCGCTGCCGACATCATGAACTTCCTCGACAGCTCGGTCGAAGGTCAGCTGATGGATTCGATCCGCGAGATCGACAACGACCTGTCGGAGCAGATCGAAGACTTGATGTTCGTCTTCAACAACTTGGCCGACGTCGACGACCGCGGCATCCAGGCGCTGCTGCGCGAAGTGTCCTCGGACGTGCTGGTGGTGTCGCTCAAGGGCGCCGACGAGCGGGTCAAGGACAAGATCTTCAAGAACATGTCCAAGCGTGCCTCGGAGCTGCTGCGCGACGATCTGGAAGCCAAGGGTCCGGTGCGGGTCAGCGACGTGGAAACGGCGCAGAAAGAAATCCTCACCATCGCCCGGCGCATGGCCGATGCCGGCGAGATCGTGCTTGGCGGCAAGGGCGCCGAAGAGATGATCTAA
- the fliH gene encoding flagellar assembly protein FliH, translating to MSTTEHPSDLIRARDLEGVDVWALPSFDPAPEPEPEPEPEVIEEEVEEVPLEEVQPLTLEELEAIRQEAYNEGFATGEREGFHSTQLKVRQEAEVALAAKLQSLEQLMGHLLEPIAEQDTQIEKSLVHLVAHVTRQVIGRELRNDSSHITHVLREALKLLPMGADNIRIHLNPQDFELAKALRERHEESWKLLEDEALLPGGCRIETAHSRIDATVETRMEKAVAQLFDQLHDQALHPAAADLSIELNAPSGATDAP from the coding sequence ATGTCTACTACTGAACACCCCAGCGACCTGATCCGTGCCCGCGACCTCGAGGGCGTCGATGTGTGGGCGCTGCCTAGCTTCGACCCGGCACCTGAGCCGGAGCCGGAACCTGAGCCAGAAGTGATCGAGGAAGAAGTCGAGGAAGTGCCGCTGGAGGAAGTCCAGCCGCTGACCCTCGAAGAGCTCGAAGCGATCCGCCAGGAGGCCTACAACGAAGGCTTCGCCACTGGCGAGCGCGAGGGCTTTCACAGCACTCAGTTGAAGGTGCGCCAGGAGGCTGAAGTGGCCCTGGCCGCCAAGCTGCAAAGCCTGGAACAGCTGATGGGGCATTTGCTCGAGCCCATCGCCGAGCAGGATACCCAGATCGAGAAATCCCTGGTGCATCTGGTCGCCCATGTGACCCGTCAGGTGATCGGTCGCGAATTGCGCAACGACTCCAGCCATATCACCCACGTGTTGCGCGAGGCACTCAAGCTGCTGCCCATGGGCGCCGACAACATTCGCATCCATCTCAATCCGCAAGACTTCGAGCTGGCCAAGGCCCTGCGCGAACGGCATGAGGAGAGTTGGAAGTTGCTTGAAGACGAGGCGCTGCTGCCAGGTGGTTGCCGCATCGAGACGGCCCACAGCCGCATCGATGCCACTGTGGAAACCCGTATGGAGAAGGCCGTGGCGCAACTGTTCGACCAGTTGCATGACCAGGCCCTGCATCCGGCGGCGGCAGATCTGTCCATCGAACTGAATGCCCCTTCTGGAGCTACTGATGCGCCTTGA
- the fliI gene encoding flagellar protein export ATPase FliI translates to MRLDRTSFGKRLGGYAEAIKLPEQPVVEGRLLRMVGLTLEAEGLRGAVGSRCMVINDDSYHPVQVEAEVMGFSGSKVFLMPVGSIAGIAPGARVVPLDDSGRLPMGMSMLGRVLDGAGRALDGKGGMKAEDWVPMDGPVINPLNRDPISQPLDVGIRSINGLLTVGRGQRLGLFAGTGVGKSVLLGMMTRFTEAEIIVVGLIGERGREVKEFIEHILGEEGLKRSVVVASPADDAPLMRLRAAMYCTRIAEYFRDKGKNVLLLMDSLTRFAQAQREIALAIGEPPATRGYPPSVFAKLPKLVERAGNGEAGGGSITAFYTVLSEGDDQQDPIADSARGVLDGHFVLSRRLAEEGHYPAIDIEASISRVMPQVVDADHLRQAQKFKQLWSRLSQSRDLISVGAYVAGGDPETDLAIALQAKLVGFLRQGLDENVSMAQSREQLGAVFAAPAGG, encoded by the coding sequence ATGCGCCTTGATCGCACCAGTTTCGGCAAGCGCTTGGGCGGATACGCCGAGGCGATCAAGTTGCCTGAGCAGCCCGTGGTGGAGGGGCGTCTGCTGCGCATGGTCGGCCTGACCCTGGAGGCCGAAGGCTTGCGCGGCGCCGTCGGTAGCCGCTGCATGGTGATCAATGACGACAGTTATCACCCGGTCCAGGTCGAGGCCGAGGTGATGGGCTTTTCCGGCAGTAAGGTGTTCCTCATGCCCGTCGGCAGCATCGCCGGCATCGCCCCGGGCGCGCGCGTGGTGCCACTGGATGACAGCGGCCGCCTGCCGATGGGCATGAGCATGCTCGGGCGGGTGCTCGACGGCGCTGGCCGTGCGCTGGACGGCAAGGGCGGGATGAAGGCCGAAGACTGGGTGCCGATGGACGGCCCGGTGATCAACCCGCTCAACCGCGACCCGATCAGCCAGCCGCTGGATGTCGGTATTCGCAGCATCAACGGTTTGTTGACGGTCGGTCGCGGCCAGCGCCTGGGCCTGTTTGCCGGTACCGGTGTGGGTAAGTCGGTGCTGCTGGGCATGATGACCCGCTTCACCGAAGCCGAAATCATCGTGGTCGGGTTGATCGGCGAGCGGGGTCGTGAGGTCAAGGAGTTCATCGAGCACATCCTTGGCGAAGAGGGCCTCAAGCGTTCGGTGGTGGTGGCTTCGCCTGCCGACGATGCGCCGCTGATGCGCTTGCGCGCGGCCATGTACTGCACGCGGATCGCCGAATACTTCCGCGACAAAGGCAAGAATGTCCTGCTGTTGATGGATTCGCTCACCCGTTTCGCCCAAGCTCAGCGGGAAATTGCCCTGGCCATCGGCGAGCCGCCAGCGACCCGTGGCTATCCGCCGTCAGTGTTCGCCAAGCTGCCCAAGTTGGTGGAGCGCGCCGGTAATGGCGAGGCTGGGGGCGGCTCGATCACCGCCTTCTACACCGTGCTCTCGGAAGGTGACGACCAGCAGGATCCGATCGCCGACTCGGCGCGGGGTGTGCTCGATGGTCACTTCGTGTTGTCGCGGCGCCTGGCTGAAGAAGGGCATTATCCGGCGATCGATATCGAAGCGTCGATCAGCCGGGTCATGCCCCAGGTGGTCGATGCCGATCACTTGCGCCAGGCGCAGAAATTCAAGCAATTGTGGTCGCGCCTGTCACAAAGCCGCGACCTGATCAGCGTGGGTGCCTACGTGGCGGGTGGCGATCCGGAGACGGACCTGGCCATCGCGCTGCAGGCCAAGCTGGTCGGCTTCCTGCGCCAAGGCCTGGACGAAAACGTCAGCATGGCGCAGAGCCGCGAACAGCTGGGTGCGGTATTCGCTGCGCCGGCGGGCGGTTGA
- the fliJ gene encoding flagellar export protein FliJ, translating to MAMPSRAARLAPVVEMAEEAERKAVQRLGHFQQQVAQAQAKLAELERFREDYQAQWINRGGQGVNGSWLLNYQRFLAQLETAMTQQRQSLTWHQTNLNNARNAWQQAYARVEGLRKLVQRYLDEARRAEDKREQKLLDELSQRLPRQSYM from the coding sequence ATGGCCATGCCCAGTCGAGCCGCGCGCCTGGCGCCGGTGGTGGAAATGGCCGAGGAGGCCGAGCGCAAGGCCGTGCAACGGCTTGGCCATTTTCAGCAGCAGGTGGCTCAGGCGCAGGCCAAGTTGGCTGAGCTTGAGCGCTTTCGCGAAGATTACCAGGCGCAGTGGATCAATCGCGGCGGGCAGGGGGTCAACGGCAGCTGGTTGCTCAACTACCAGCGCTTCCTTGCGCAACTTGAAACGGCCATGACCCAGCAGCGCCAGAGCCTGACCTGGCACCAGACCAACCTGAACAACGCGCGCAATGCCTGGCAGCAGGCTTATGCGCGGGTCGAGGGGTTGCGCAAGCTGGTCCAGCGTTACCTGGATGAGGCGCGCCGGGCTGAGGACAAGCGCGAGCAGAAGCTGCTGGATGAGTTGTCCCAGCGCTTGCCTCGGCAGAGCTACATGTAG
- a CDS encoding STAS domain-containing protein → MAVETDFSRDEKKLTIKVKGRFDFGRHQEFRSAYERQPERPDTVVVDLKEATYLDSSALGMLLLLRDHEGGDDSCISVINTSSDVRKILAISNFDKLFDIS, encoded by the coding sequence ATGGCAGTCGAAACTGATTTTTCACGGGACGAGAAAAAGCTGACGATCAAGGTCAAGGGCCGCTTCGATTTCGGCAGGCACCAGGAGTTTCGAAGCGCCTATGAGCGCCAACCTGAACGCCCCGATACTGTCGTAGTCGACCTCAAGGAGGCCACCTACCTGGACAGTTCCGCCCTCGGCATGCTGCTGTTGTTGCGCGATCACGAAGGCGGTGATGACTCATGCATCAGCGTGATCAACACCAGCTCCGACGTGCGCAAGATCCTGGCCATTTCCAATTTCGACAAGCTCTTCGACATCAGCTGA
- a CDS encoding ATP-binding SpoIIE family protein phosphatase, producing MPADQALRVLIAEDGAADRLLLAQIVRRQGHEVFTAENGEQAVALFAEKRPQLVLLDALMPVMDGFEAARQIKALAGQALVPIIFLTSLSEDDDLVRCLEAGGDDFVAKPYSAVILGAKIHAMNRLRRLQATVLEQRDQITRHHHHLLNEQRVAKAVFDKVAHSGCLRSPNIRYLQSPYALFNGDLLLAAFTPSGDMHVLLGDFTGHGLPAAVGAMPLAEVFYGMTAKGYGLAETLREMNAKLKRILPVDMFCCALLLNLSFQRACVEVWNGGMPDGYRLSASGELLATLASKHLPLGILAPERFDDSTEVMPLGVGERLLLLSDGVLDTSDEQERLFGVERLQAVMAENLDPERLFDDVLQALKRFGGRARDDISLCDIRMVEPGFEAPAAMLYSDSGRSSPLDWSLGLTLRGDSLKRFNPVPYLLQLLQEVHGLRPSSGVLHSVLSELYSNALEHGVLGLDSGLKRDASGFAEYYRQRAERLAQQVDGDVRFDLRVEPHGQGGRLTIEVRDSGAGFDVEQVLARPAHEQGFSGRGVNLVRRLSQHAQWLEGGRCARIQICW from the coding sequence ATGCCAGCCGACCAAGCGCTGCGCGTATTGATCGCCGAAGACGGAGCGGCAGATCGGCTATTGCTTGCGCAAATCGTTCGTCGCCAAGGTCACGAAGTGTTCACCGCCGAAAACGGCGAGCAAGCCGTTGCCCTGTTCGCCGAAAAGCGCCCGCAGCTGGTTCTGCTCGATGCGCTGATGCCGGTGATGGACGGTTTCGAGGCCGCCCGCCAGATCAAGGCGCTGGCCGGTCAGGCGCTGGTGCCGATCATCTTTCTCACCTCGCTCAGCGAAGACGACGACCTGGTGCGTTGCCTTGAAGCGGGCGGCGACGACTTCGTGGCCAAGCCCTACAGTGCGGTAATTCTCGGCGCCAAGATCCACGCCATGAACCGTTTGCGCAGGTTGCAAGCAACGGTGCTGGAGCAGCGCGACCAGATAACCCGTCACCACCATCACCTGCTCAATGAACAGCGGGTGGCCAAGGCTGTGTTCGACAAGGTGGCCCACAGCGGTTGCCTGCGCTCACCGAATATTCGTTACTTGCAGTCGCCGTATGCGCTGTTCAATGGCGATCTGTTGTTGGCAGCCTTTACTCCTAGCGGTGACATGCATGTGCTGCTGGGTGACTTCACCGGTCATGGCCTGCCTGCGGCGGTCGGCGCCATGCCCCTGGCAGAAGTGTTCTACGGCATGACTGCCAAGGGCTATGGCCTGGCCGAAACCCTGCGCGAGATGAACGCCAAGCTCAAGCGTATCCTGCCGGTGGACATGTTCTGCTGTGCGCTGTTGCTGAACCTGAGCTTCCAGCGAGCCTGCGTGGAAGTGTGGAATGGCGGCATGCCCGACGGCTATCGGTTGTCGGCCAGTGGCGAGCTGCTGGCGACCCTGGCCTCCAAGCATTTGCCGCTGGGTATCCTGGCGCCAGAGCGATTCGATGACAGCACCGAGGTAATGCCGCTGGGCGTGGGCGAACGGCTGCTGTTGCTATCGGACGGGGTGCTTGATACCAGTGATGAGCAAGAGCGCTTGTTCGGTGTCGAGCGCTTGCAGGCGGTGATGGCCGAGAACCTTGACCCAGAGCGTTTGTTCGATGATGTGTTGCAGGCGCTGAAGCGTTTTGGCGGGCGTGCTCGCGACGATATCAGTCTGTGCGACATCCGCATGGTTGAACCGGGATTCGAGGCGCCTGCGGCAATGCTCTACTCTGACAGTGGTCGATCCAGCCCGCTGGACTGGTCGCTGGGGCTCACGCTGCGGGGCGATAGCTTGAAGCGCTTCAACCCCGTGCCCTACCTGTTGCAGTTGCTGCAAGAGGTCCATGGGCTGCGGCCAAGCAGCGGGGTGTTGCACAGTGTGCTCAGTGAGCTGTATTCCAACGCCTTGGAGCATGGCGTGCTGGGCTTGGATTCGGGCCTCAAGCGCGATGCCAGCGGCTTTGCCGAATACTATCGGCAGCGCGCAGAGCGCCTGGCGCAGCAGGTCGATGGCGATGTGCGCTTTGATTTAAGGGTTGAACCGCACGGCCAAGGCGGGCGTCTGACCATTGAGGTGCGAGACAGTGGCGCAGGCTTTGATGTCGAACAGGTTTTAGCTCGACCTGCGCATGAGCAAGGCTTCAGTGGTCGTGGAGTGAATCTGGTGCGGCGCTTGAGCCAGCACGCGCAATGGCTGGAAGGCGGGCGCTGCGCGCGGATACAAATCTGTTGGTGA
- a CDS encoding Hpt domain-containing protein, producing the protein MVDMHIDHQVLSDLQDVMESGYQQLLETFLEDSERRLSQLHGAKNAAELGMAAHSFKGSSSNMGAVGLAALCQQLEERVRQSPLYGIEDLINRIDQEYREVQCFYRGECARVSSS; encoded by the coding sequence GTGGTGGACATGCATATCGATCACCAGGTCCTGAGCGACCTGCAAGACGTCATGGAGAGCGGCTATCAACAGCTGCTGGAGACCTTTTTGGAGGATTCAGAACGACGCCTGAGTCAACTGCACGGTGCCAAGAATGCGGCTGAGCTCGGCATGGCTGCCCATAGCTTCAAGGGCAGCAGTAGCAACATGGGCGCTGTTGGCTTGGCGGCCCTGTGCCAGCAGCTTGAAGAGCGAGTCCGCCAGTCGCCGTTGTATGGCATCGAAGATCTGATCAACCGCATCGACCAGGAGTACCGTGAGGTTCAGTGCTTCTACCGCGGTGAATGTGCGCGCGTTTCTAGCAGCTGA